The following are encoded in a window of Pseudomonas graminis genomic DNA:
- a CDS encoding glutathionylspermidine synthase family protein yields the protein MKRISIQERPDWRQTAEREGFNFHTIDGERYWDERAYYQFTEAQITRDIEAPTQELHAMCLDIVEKVVESEELLTRLAIPDTFFDLVRTSWKEGHPHLYGRFDFSYDGVNPAKLLEANMDTPTSAYEAGAFQLIWLEEQIQRGVLPAHASQFNSMAEDLVRAFAAIREGGAFYFSCMSGSIEDRGTTEFLRKMAEHAGIETRHIDIEDIGLNANGRFVDLEGRWIERIFKLHAWEHVFHEPHGQAIPQCDTQFIEPAWKAIISNKGILPLLWEFNEGHPNLLPSFVDKYPQSAVPKGWVRKPYFSREGANIEIRTPTDQVIFEDGPYNDAPYILQEFAPLPRFGDSYTLIGSWVVGDMASGIGIREDDSLITKDSSRFLPHVVID from the coding sequence ATGAAAAGGATCAGCATCCAGGAACGTCCTGACTGGCGCCAGACAGCCGAGCGTGAAGGGTTTAACTTTCACACCATCGACGGCGAGCGCTACTGGGATGAGCGGGCCTACTACCAGTTCACCGAAGCGCAGATCACACGCGACATTGAGGCGCCGACTCAAGAGCTTCATGCCATGTGCTTGGACATCGTGGAGAAGGTCGTCGAGAGCGAAGAGCTGCTGACTCGGCTGGCTATTCCGGATACGTTCTTCGACCTGGTCCGCACCTCATGGAAGGAAGGCCACCCGCATCTGTATGGCCGCTTTGACTTCAGCTATGACGGCGTGAACCCGGCCAAACTGCTGGAAGCCAACATGGACACACCTACGTCAGCGTATGAGGCGGGCGCATTTCAGCTCATCTGGCTTGAAGAGCAGATCCAGCGCGGCGTATTGCCGGCCCACGCTTCACAGTTCAACTCGATGGCGGAAGACCTGGTCCGGGCTTTTGCGGCAATCAGGGAGGGCGGGGCTTTCTACTTCTCGTGCATGTCAGGCTCGATAGAAGACAGGGGTACGACCGAATTCCTGCGCAAAATGGCCGAGCACGCCGGCATCGAAACCCGCCACATCGACATCGAAGACATCGGCCTGAATGCCAACGGCCGATTCGTCGATCTCGAAGGCCGCTGGATCGAACGTATCTTCAAGCTGCACGCCTGGGAGCATGTCTTCCATGAGCCCCACGGCCAGGCCATCCCGCAGTGCGACACGCAGTTCATCGAGCCTGCCTGGAAGGCGATCATCTCCAACAAAGGCATCCTGCCGTTGCTTTGGGAATTCAATGAAGGGCATCCCAATCTGCTACCGTCCTTCGTCGATAAGTACCCGCAATCTGCAGTGCCAAAGGGCTGGGTGCGCAAGCCATACTTTTCCCGCGAAGGCGCCAACATCGAAATTCGCACGCCGACTGATCAAGTCATTTTCGAAGACGGCCCTTACAACGATGCGCCCTACATCCTTCAGGAATTCGCGCCGTTGCCTCGTTTTGGCGACAGCTACACGCTGATCGGATCGTGGGTGGTGGGGGATATGGCTTCGGGGATCGGGATTCGTGAAGACGACAGTTTGATCACCAAAGACAGCAGCCGGTTTTTGCCGCATGTGGTGATTGATTGA
- a CDS encoding DUF1190 domain-containing protein, translated as MRRSSLKLVLASTLPLAISACSKSDTVEVSAQQTYPSVQACVDQKVPVDVCSDAYMSALAEHRRVAPTYDDKTACEADFVPDYCQQNADGKFTPKLGGFQLEVSGELPKSQVDAAKAQAEQSGGGGGGFGSGVNGFLMGMLVSNMVNGFTGGGGRYYSQPIYQERDSRGGYQTSTLSRQIERGKTFGNSTQARTSSTGTYSKSTLGRNSSVSSSVSRGGFGSQATARSGWGGKSSGSSFGG; from the coding sequence ATGAGACGTAGTTCCCTCAAGCTGGTCCTGGCCAGCACCCTGCCGCTGGCGATCAGCGCGTGCAGCAAGTCCGACACTGTGGAAGTTTCCGCGCAGCAGACCTACCCGTCGGTACAAGCCTGTGTCGATCAGAAAGTCCCGGTCGATGTCTGCTCGGACGCCTACATGAGCGCGCTGGCGGAGCACCGCCGCGTAGCCCCGACCTACGACGACAAGACAGCCTGCGAAGCAGATTTCGTCCCTGATTACTGCCAGCAGAATGCCGATGGCAAATTCACGCCCAAGCTCGGGGGCTTCCAGCTGGAAGTTTCCGGTGAGCTTCCCAAGTCACAGGTCGACGCAGCGAAGGCGCAGGCCGAGCAGTCGGGTGGCGGCGGTGGTGGCTTTGGTTCCGGGGTAAACGGATTCCTGATGGGCATGCTCGTCAGCAACATGGTCAACGGATTCACTGGCGGCGGCGGTCGTTACTACTCCCAGCCGATTTACCAGGAGCGGGACTCCCGAGGGGGTTACCAGACGTCCACATTGTCGCGCCAGATCGAGCGGGGCAAGACCTTCGGCAACTCCACTCAGGCGCGAACCAGCTCGACCGGGACTTACAGCAAAAGCACCCTGGGCCGCAATTCATCGGTCTCGTCTTCCGTTTCCCGTGGCGGTTTCGGCAGCCAGGCCACCGCTCGCAGCGGGTGGGGTGGCAAAAGCAGCGGCTCAAGCTTCGGCGGCTAA
- a CDS encoding DUF350 domain-containing protein, translated as MLEALRMSVSFQSLLSFVVYIIVAGGLFALFQMAYTRLTPHKEFAQIREGNVAAAVALGGALIGFALPASNVITYSISVLDVVIWAVIAAVVQLLAFTATSMVLKDLSARITRGELAAAIYAASVSISVGFLNSACMTPST; from the coding sequence ATGCTTGAAGCGCTTCGTATGTCCGTCAGCTTCCAGTCGTTGCTGAGTTTTGTGGTCTACATCATTGTGGCCGGCGGGTTGTTCGCATTGTTTCAGATGGCCTACACACGTCTGACGCCGCACAAGGAGTTCGCCCAGATTCGTGAGGGCAATGTAGCTGCGGCTGTCGCCCTGGGCGGTGCGCTCATCGGTTTCGCCCTGCCTGCCAGCAACGTCATCACCTACAGCATCAGCGTACTGGATGTGGTGATCTGGGCAGTCATTGCGGCAGTCGTACAGTTGCTGGCGTTTACCGCGACCAGCATGGTCCTCAAGGATCTTTCCGCACGCATCACCCGAGGCGAGCTTGCTGCGGCGATCTATGCCGCCAGCGTCTCGATCAGTGTCGGTTTTCTCAACTCGGCCTGCATGACGCCGTCGACCTGA
- a CDS encoding DUF2491 family protein: MSWIKRALGLESPIPPAGSNPSANAALANPLGLATGRMLDLDDSLKLMLDGHSELVVPDEEVVWSVGQVDLGQSVRLVRFYFEDEDYWLQVMMNGPAAEDVQDIILFGYSSVVTINSEAELKRLVGPESSVGLPVFEHDGWEYGRQWGTEEGQTELTPMDEQVVSPDGAYRIKHLSMLYARDTGLVDRREFLLLSVEEDEEGVVSFTTSVGVTLQSTDFTVI, encoded by the coding sequence ATGAGCTGGATCAAACGCGCGTTAGGCCTGGAGTCGCCCATTCCACCGGCCGGCTCCAACCCCTCCGCCAATGCGGCCCTGGCTAATCCGCTCGGGCTCGCTACCGGTCGTATGCTGGACCTCGATGACTCGCTCAAGCTGATGCTCGACGGCCATTCGGAACTGGTGGTTCCTGACGAAGAAGTGGTCTGGTCAGTGGGGCAGGTCGATCTGGGGCAATCGGTTCGTCTGGTGCGCTTCTACTTCGAGGACGAAGATTACTGGCTGCAAGTCATGATGAACGGGCCTGCCGCTGAAGACGTCCAGGACATCATCCTGTTCGGCTACAGCAGCGTCGTCACGATCAACAGCGAGGCGGAGCTCAAGCGCCTCGTGGGGCCTGAGTCCAGCGTCGGTCTGCCGGTGTTCGAACATGACGGCTGGGAGTACGGGCGTCAGTGGGGCACGGAAGAAGGCCAGACCGAGCTCACGCCCATGGACGAGCAGGTCGTCAGCCCTGACGGTGCGTACCGCATCAAACACCTGAGCATGTTGTACGCGCGGGACACGGGCCTGGTGGACCGACGCGAATTTTTGTTGCTGTCTGTCGAGGAAGACGAGGAGGGCGTTGTCTCCTTCACCACGTCGGTCGGCGTGACCCTGCAGTCCACTGATTTCACCGTCATTTAA
- a CDS encoding rhomboid family intramembrane serine protease gives MNIGNGLRTILCLAAVMIVVQMVNSLTANSLLSHGLVPRTSSGLQGIVFSPFLHGSVRHLLSNLLPFVVLSWLVATEGLQRYVRVVLLIVVLGGLMVWVVGRPVIHVGASGLIFGLWAYLLARAWYQRSLASFAIALVTLLGYSGLIFGFIPVPGVSIESHLCGALAGIVTAWLMHSRRLVERGPAQ, from the coding sequence ATGAATATCGGAAATGGACTACGAACGATACTCTGCCTTGCCGCTGTGATGATCGTTGTGCAGATGGTTAACTCCCTGACCGCCAATAGCCTGCTGTCCCATGGCCTGGTACCCAGAACATCGTCCGGCCTGCAAGGCATCGTTTTCTCCCCGTTTTTGCATGGATCGGTCCGTCACCTGCTGAGCAATCTTCTGCCTTTTGTGGTGCTGAGCTGGCTGGTCGCAACCGAGGGGCTTCAGCGATACGTACGCGTGGTGCTGCTCATCGTTGTGCTCGGCGGGCTGATGGTCTGGGTGGTCGGTCGTCCGGTCATCCATGTGGGCGCCAGCGGTCTGATCTTCGGCTTGTGGGCGTATCTGCTGGCCCGGGCGTGGTATCAGCGCAGTCTGGCAAGTTTCGCGATTGCACTGGTGACCCTGCTGGGCTACAGCGGATTGATTTTTGGCTTCATTCCGGTCCCGGGTGTATCGATTGAGTCACACCTGTGTGGCGCGCTTGCCGGTATTGTGACGGCCTGGTTAATGCACTCACGGCGGCTTGTCGAGCGAGGTCCGGCGCAGTGA
- a CDS encoding PspA/IM30 family protein has product MSLWKKMVTALRGGASEVGEAIVDAQALRILDQEIRDADASMLAARNQLIQIKAKHKLSLQRVEEHDKNIANWEQKALAAMNKGEEALALECAEKVAELTALRDQEKLAADQFGVHVAKLTAQVIKAESQIKGLRQQTDMAKARDSVQKAQINAAAATGGANGRLETAVGSLARIKQRQDEQDARLEAADELTEAANGGDLERRLQDAGIGSKTGGAADVLARLKAQSQSGNAGQ; this is encoded by the coding sequence ATGAGCCTTTGGAAAAAAATGGTCACAGCGCTGCGTGGTGGGGCTTCCGAGGTGGGTGAAGCCATCGTCGATGCTCAGGCACTGCGAATCCTCGATCAGGAAATCCGTGACGCCGATGCCTCCATGCTCGCGGCGCGCAACCAGCTGATCCAGATCAAAGCCAAGCACAAGCTCTCGCTGCAGCGCGTCGAAGAGCACGACAAGAACATCGCCAACTGGGAGCAGAAAGCGCTCGCCGCGATGAATAAAGGCGAAGAAGCCCTCGCCCTCGAATGTGCCGAGAAAGTGGCCGAGCTGACGGCTCTGCGCGATCAAGAAAAACTCGCGGCCGATCAGTTCGGCGTCCATGTGGCGAAACTGACCGCACAGGTCATCAAGGCCGAAAGCCAGATCAAAGGCCTGCGTCAGCAGACCGATATGGCCAAAGCCCGTGACAGCGTGCAAAAGGCGCAGATCAACGCCGCTGCTGCAACGGGCGGCGCCAATGGCCGACTCGAAACCGCAGTGGGTTCGCTGGCTCGTATCAAGCAGCGTCAGGATGAACAGGACGCCAGGCTTGAAGCGGCCGATGAGCTGACCGAGGCTGCCAACGGCGGCGATCTGGAGCGTCGTCTTCAGGATGCCGGGATTGGCTCGAAAACCGGCGGCGCAGCTGACGTTCTCGCCCGTTTGAAAGCACAAAGCCAGAGCGGTAACGCTGGGCAATAA
- a CDS encoding YjfI family protein, with the protein MARKTSTDYMREMRARLTAAGYVKRELYVLPENAEVLRDIEKVLRQPYLGNRIKLEGFMTENTNWTIDTLHSAFAELDVVKNNDIKLTLIQGAEPSLSLVMNQFGGLPIIIAIAGDQILVDSVLVYASQVKDPQSFNETVLRSRDLFPLSSIGIETMPNGETVYSMFGALSAASSLTVIVHEVLTLADNVIRAADAYEDLLTVDSQ; encoded by the coding sequence ATGGCTCGGAAAACTTCAACCGACTACATGCGCGAAATGCGCGCTCGGCTGACGGCTGCCGGGTACGTGAAACGAGAGCTGTACGTACTTCCGGAAAACGCGGAGGTATTGAGAGATATCGAAAAGGTGCTACGCCAGCCCTACCTGGGTAACCGGATCAAACTGGAGGGATTCATGACTGAGAATACCAATTGGACGATCGACACCCTTCACTCGGCGTTCGCCGAGCTGGACGTGGTCAAGAATAACGACATCAAGCTGACCCTCATTCAAGGCGCTGAGCCGAGTCTGAGCCTGGTGATGAACCAGTTCGGTGGCTTGCCCATCATCATCGCCATCGCGGGCGACCAGATCCTGGTTGATTCCGTCCTGGTCTACGCCTCTCAGGTCAAAGACCCACAGTCTTTCAACGAGACGGTGCTGCGCAGTCGGGACCTCTTCCCACTGTCGTCGATCGGCATCGAGACCATGCCAAATGGCGAAACCGTCTACAGCATGTTCGGCGCTCTTAGCGCGGCCTCTTCGCTGACGGTCATCGTCCACGAAGTCCTCACGCTGGCAGACAACGTGATTCGTGCGGCTGATGCCTACGAAGACCTTCTAACAGTTGATTCACAGTAA
- a CDS encoding FUSC family protein → MNTASLPSWLRRVLRPLLDPYRRYRHARYIHAGRIVVGLVVSILLTTGFHLPHGEWASVTMLIVIGGLQHHGNIGKKSVERAYGTLIGAALGLAVVAQESYLGMPLLTYVVMSLICGFFAYHAIGKGGYTALLSAITLFIVAGHGDNPITDGLWRTVDILIGIALALAFSFALPLYAVYSWRYNLASGLRDCALAYDRIASGQSITADEHVKLTARMGATLLQLRSLMPSVSKEVKISIVELDAIQRHYRMCLSILEILSNLRPADTGSTGVTAEQRRIRRMLIGMARALQTGATERLQRPTESLTVGPDVPTASTEVLGYQLMTRQFTQNLESLQQRLSKTAPAWKI, encoded by the coding sequence ATGAACACAGCCTCGCTTCCCTCTTGGCTTCGCCGCGTGCTGCGTCCGCTTCTGGACCCCTACCGCCGCTATCGCCATGCCCGCTACATCCACGCCGGCCGAATCGTGGTCGGACTGGTGGTGTCGATACTGCTGACGACCGGTTTTCATCTGCCCCACGGGGAGTGGGCATCGGTGACGATGCTGATCGTGATTGGCGGGTTGCAGCACCACGGCAATATCGGCAAGAAGTCGGTGGAGCGCGCTTACGGGACTTTGATAGGCGCGGCACTGGGCCTGGCAGTCGTGGCGCAGGAAAGCTACTTGGGCATGCCATTGCTGACGTACGTGGTCATGTCGCTGATCTGCGGTTTCTTTGCGTATCACGCCATTGGCAAGGGTGGTTACACGGCGCTGTTGTCGGCCATCACCCTGTTTATCGTGGCGGGCCACGGTGATAACCCGATCACGGACGGGTTGTGGCGGACGGTGGACATCTTGATCGGCATCGCCCTCGCTCTGGCGTTTTCTTTCGCGCTGCCGTTGTATGCCGTGTATTCGTGGCGCTACAACCTGGCCAGTGGCCTGCGGGACTGTGCGCTGGCTTACGACCGCATCGCCAGCGGGCAGTCGATCACCGCAGACGAGCACGTGAAGTTGACTGCGCGAATGGGCGCGACGCTGTTGCAGTTGCGCTCGCTGATGCCGTCGGTGTCCAAGGAAGTAAAGATATCGATCGTTGAACTGGACGCCATTCAGCGCCACTACCGCATGTGCCTGAGCATCCTCGAGATTCTTTCGAACCTGCGTCCGGCAGACACTGGCAGTACAGGGGTGACGGCGGAGCAACGGCGAATCCGTCGCATGCTGATCGGTATGGCCCGCGCGCTGCAGACCGGTGCAACTGAGCGTTTGCAGCGGCCAACCGAGAGCTTGACCGTCGGGCCTGACGTTCCGACCGCGTCGACCGAGGTGCTGGGCTATCAGTTGATGACCCGCCAGTTCACGCAAAATCTCGAAAGCCTGCAGCAGCGTCTGTCGAAAACAGCGCCGGCGTGGAAGATCTGA
- the ppk2 gene encoding polyphosphate kinase 2, which yields MTLDLSETARYIQADILDSFDEELEMEYDDARLDGLLADLGEEVPKGIDRRLYFRELLRLQGELVKLQDWVVSQKLKVVVLFEGRDAAGKGGAIKRITQRLNPRVCRVAALTAPSERERTQWYFQRYVAHLPAAGEMVLFDRSWYNRAGVERVMGFCDDEEYEEFFRTVPEFEKMLVRSGIILIKYWFSITDDEQYRRFLMRIHDPLKQWKLSPMDLESRRRWEDYTNAKEEMLTRSHTDVAPWWIVEADDKKRARLNCIHHLLEQIPRGDTETPQVVLPEREYNANYLRAPVPREMVVPAVY from the coding sequence ATGACTCTGGATTTGTCTGAAACCGCCCGCTACATCCAGGCCGATATCCTCGACAGCTTCGACGAAGAACTGGAAATGGAGTACGACGACGCGCGCCTGGATGGCTTGCTGGCCGATCTGGGCGAGGAGGTACCCAAAGGGATTGATCGCCGCCTGTACTTCCGCGAGCTGCTGCGCCTGCAAGGCGAACTGGTGAAACTGCAGGACTGGGTGGTGAGCCAAAAGCTCAAGGTAGTCGTGCTGTTCGAAGGCCGGGATGCGGCAGGTAAGGGCGGTGCGATCAAGCGCATCACTCAGCGGCTCAATCCGCGGGTGTGCCGTGTGGCTGCACTGACCGCGCCGAGTGAACGCGAGCGCACGCAGTGGTACTTCCAGCGCTATGTCGCGCACCTGCCCGCCGCCGGCGAAATGGTGCTGTTCGACCGCAGCTGGTACAACCGGGCCGGGGTCGAGCGGGTCATGGGCTTCTGTGATGACGAGGAGTACGAAGAGTTTTTCCGCACCGTCCCAGAGTTCGAAAAAATGCTGGTTCGCTCGGGCATCATCCTGATCAAGTACTGGTTCTCCATCACCGACGACGAGCAATACCGGCGCTTTCTGATGCGCATCCATGACCCGCTGAAACAGTGGAAGCTGTCGCCGATGGACCTTGAGTCCCGCCGTCGCTGGGAGGACTACACCAACGCGAAAGAAGAAATGCTCACCCGTTCCCACACCGACGTCGCGCCGTGGTGGATCGTCGAGGCCGACGACAAGAAACGCGCGCGCTTGAATTGCATTCATCACCTGCTGGAGCAGATCCCGCGCGGCGACACCGAGACACCACAGGTGGTGTTGCCGGAGCGCGAGTACAACGCCAATTACCTGCGTGCGCCGGTACCGCGTGAGATGGTCGTTCCGGCGGTTTATTGA
- a CDS encoding Lrp/AsnC family transcriptional regulator — protein MPDTRPPAIDDIDRKLIAALQINAREPVANLARQLGIARTTVTSRLARLEKAKVITGYGVRLGQRLVDGGLQAYVGITVQPRSGKEVLRRLSALAQVQQLCAVSGEFDYVAWLRTDSPEQLDQMLDLIGSVDGVEKTTTSIILSSKIDRGQPS, from the coding sequence TTGCCTGACACCCGCCCCCCAGCAATCGATGACATCGACCGCAAACTGATCGCCGCGCTGCAAATCAATGCCCGGGAACCGGTCGCTAATCTGGCTCGGCAATTGGGCATTGCGCGCACCACCGTGACCTCGCGACTGGCGCGCCTGGAAAAAGCCAAGGTCATCACCGGCTATGGCGTGCGTCTGGGTCAGCGGCTGGTGGATGGCGGGCTGCAGGCCTATGTCGGGATCACCGTGCAGCCCCGCTCGGGCAAGGAAGTGCTGCGGCGGCTGAGTGCGCTGGCGCAGGTGCAACAGTTGTGTGCCGTGAGCGGCGAATTCGATTACGTGGCGTGGCTGCGCACGGATTCGCCGGAGCAGCTGGATCAGATGCTTGATCTGATCGGCAGTGTCGATGGCGTCGAGAAAACCACCACGTCCATCATTCTGAGCAGCAAGATAGACCGAGGGCAGCCGTCCTGA
- a CDS encoding flavin monoamine oxidase family protein, which translates to MKNNRHPANGKKPITIFGPDFPFAFDDWIEHPAGLGSIPTENLGKEVAIVGAGIAGLVAAYELMKLGLKPVVYEASKMGGRLRSQQFEGAEGIIAELGGMRFPVSSTAFYHYVDKLGLESKPFPNPLTAASGSTVIDLEGSTHYAQKLSDLPALFQEVADAWADALEAGSQFADIQQAIRDRDVPRLKALWNKLVPLWDDRTFYDFVATSEAFAKLSFYHREVFGQVGFGTGGWDSDFPNSMLEIFRVVMTNCDDHQHLIVGGVGQVPIGIWRHTPERCVHWPEGTSLSTLHRGAPRTGVKGISRAANGQFAVTDNLGDVRHYDAVLATCQSWLLTTQIECEESLFSQKMWMALDRTRYMQSSKTFVMVDRPFWKDKDPETGRDLMSMTLTDRLTRGTYLFDNGTYSNGVEKPGVICLSYSWMSDALKMLPHPVEKRVSLALGSLKKIYPKVDIAARIIGDPITVSWESDPHFLGAFKGALPGHYRYNQRMYAHFMQKEMPDEQRGIFIAGDDVSWTPAWVEGAVQTSLNAVWGIMTHFGGKTHAENPGPGDVFHEIGPIVLPE; encoded by the coding sequence ATGAAGAATAATCGCCACCCCGCCAACGGAAAGAAACCGATCACGATTTTCGGCCCGGACTTCCCGTTCGCCTTCGATGACTGGATCGAACACCCGGCGGGCCTCGGCAGCATTCCGACGGAAAACCTCGGTAAAGAAGTGGCGATCGTCGGCGCAGGTATCGCGGGGCTGGTGGCGGCTTATGAGCTCATGAAGCTGGGGCTAAAACCCGTCGTTTACGAAGCCTCCAAAATGGGCGGCCGTCTGCGCTCGCAACAGTTCGAAGGCGCTGAAGGCATCATCGCCGAACTGGGCGGCATGCGCTTCCCGGTCTCCTCCACCGCCTTTTATCACTACGTCGACAAGCTCGGCCTGGAATCCAAGCCCTTCCCCAACCCGCTGACGGCTGCCTCCGGCAGCACAGTGATTGACCTGGAAGGCAGCACCCACTACGCACAGAAACTGTCGGACTTGCCTGCGCTGTTTCAGGAAGTCGCCGACGCCTGGGCCGACGCGCTGGAGGCCGGCTCGCAGTTTGCCGACATTCAGCAAGCCATCCGCGACCGCGATGTGCCTCGGCTCAAAGCGTTGTGGAACAAGCTGGTACCGCTGTGGGACGACCGCACGTTCTATGACTTCGTCGCCACGTCGGAAGCCTTCGCCAAACTGTCGTTCTATCACCGCGAAGTGTTTGGTCAGGTCGGCTTCGGCACCGGTGGCTGGGACTCGGACTTCCCGAACTCGATGCTGGAGATCTTCCGCGTGGTCATGACCAACTGCGACGATCACCAGCACCTGATCGTCGGCGGCGTCGGGCAAGTGCCTATCGGCATCTGGCGCCACACCCCCGAGCGTTGCGTGCATTGGCCCGAGGGCACCAGCCTCTCAACGCTGCACCGTGGCGCCCCGCGCACGGGCGTCAAGGGCATCAGCCGCGCCGCCAACGGCCAGTTCGCGGTCACCGACAATCTGGGCGATGTTCGCCATTACGATGCGGTTCTGGCGACGTGCCAGAGCTGGTTGCTGACCACGCAGATCGAGTGCGAAGAGTCGCTGTTCTCGCAGAAAATGTGGATGGCACTGGACCGCACGCGTTATATGCAGTCGTCGAAAACCTTCGTCATGGTCGACCGGCCGTTCTGGAAGGATAAAGACCCGGAAACCGGCCGCGACCTGATGAGCATGACCCTGACCGATCGCCTGACCCGTGGCACTTATCTGTTCGATAACGGCACCTATTCCAACGGCGTCGAGAAGCCGGGGGTGATTTGCCTGTCGTACTCGTGGATGAGCGACGCGCTGAAAATGCTGCCGCATCCCGTGGAAAAACGCGTCAGTCTAGCGCTCGGGTCGCTGAAAAAGATCTACCCGAAGGTCGATATCGCCGCGCGCATCATCGGAGATCCGATCACCGTGTCGTGGGAATCCGACCCGCACTTCCTCGGTGCTTTCAAAGGCGCGCTGCCGGGTCACTACCGCTACAACCAGCGGATGTACGCGCACTTCATGCAGAAGGAGATGCCTGACGAGCAACGCGGCATTTTCATCGCCGGTGACGACGTGTCCTGGACACCCGCCTGGGTCGAAGGCGCCGTGCAGACCTCGCTGAACGCGGTGTGGGGCATCATGACCCACT